From the genome of Prunus persica cultivar Lovell chromosome G8, Prunus_persica_NCBIv2, whole genome shotgun sequence:
TGAAGTCAGTATTTTTATCCTACATTACTTAAAAGTGACAAGTAGTTGCAGAAACCaaagattttgttttatttccaCTCACCTCGTTGTAAAGTTCAAGATCCTCCACACATAACGTGTTGTTTAGATCCACATTGATATACTCTCCCTTGcagttttttttcattgacttgcaaaatataaaaatcacaACCAGATTTAAGAAAGTCTTTTAGCAAGAAATGAAGCGAGTATGCAAGAGCACTGggtacataaaaaaaaaaaaccagtgcGTATTTCACCTGGTATAGTTCATCTGATATAAGTGCTTTTAGGTAAGCAAATAACACTTTGTAattataatctttttttttatctgtCACTGGATTGCCGAGCACATATCCCTGCAGCCAATATACTTTTAAGGCCTACATTCATATGATGAGGAATTTATGAACTACAACACAATAGAAATCATTCAAATTATAATGGCAGAAAATGTACTTTGAGATTCATTGGTGGCACATGTTCATCTTGATTACCTacacaaatataaaaataaattaaaatcaatagCTCATGAAActgtttttgccttatttGTCCATCTGATACATATTGAGCATGAAGAGGTGATGAATGAAATGTTCAATATTATTTTCATGTGAGACTGAATCAAAGGTAAAACTTAAGAGGGTTACCAACTTACCATCCGATATTTCCTGAACGACCATCGGAACAATTATGCCTGAATAAGAATCTCCAGCAATATAAAGTGGATTATTGTAGAACTTGGGATGATCCATAAGCCACTGCACCCACAATAgtaaaaacaaagatatagcTAAACTAGACGCAATAACATAATGTTCATTTCCAACAACCAATCATGTCaatttttgattaaaaaagccattcttaatcacttgaaAGATGATCACATGAACTAGACCTTATGCAGAAACCTCGTAGGCAAGCGCATCATCTCACCTTTCTAAGAAATTCATATGTTTGTGCAGCTGACAATGTGTCATTGAGATTGCTATATCCTTCCCAATTTTTTGCATAGGAGAACCCTGTGCCCACTGGTGCGTCTAAAAATATTATGTTGGCAACCTGAAAGTTTGGGATATTGTTCTTCTCAAtgtcatacgaacctgaatagtTTCTAAAGATCACATACAAAGACACAAACACGAAAACCTACCTTTGTCCATGAATATggattcaattttaattttggtttgTTGCCAATGGAATGTGCATAGTCAAAGGATAGTGGACCTACAACAAAGTATGTGTTAAACAGTTGGAACTTTAATGTGCAGAGTTACAATTATATTCTGTGTATTAGTGAAAAATACACAGAATATACTTAGAAAGCTAACACTAATCAACTTTGTATGGCTTTTGATAGGTTTTGAGGCTCTTGGGCTCGGTTAGTTGCTCAGTAGGTTTACTTGTGTGCTTTGGCGCCCTGcctaacccaaaaaagaacaaaaaaaacagagaaaacagagccttccctttcttttaaaaagattttctgattataaaatttcataaaatttcaaaatataataatatcatCTAAAAAATGCAGAGtctgaaaaatataataagggACGTACCTAAATTTTCATATACAAGGCCAGAGAAGGCAGAACAACCAGGACCTCCATTGAGCCAAAGCACCAGAGGATCATACTCTGGACTCCCTTCAGACTCAAAGAAGTAATAAAACAGCTGCACATCATCCATGCTGCCCACTCCCACGTACCTTCATATAATTAAcccataaattatataattcatTGCCATATTTTGTATTAATGCAAAGTAATTAACTGAGTAGAAAAATAATAGTTATAAGAACAAAGATACCAACCCAGTTTCAAGCTTGAAGGGGAGGTCACCTCGAAAGCCGGGTAGGGTTTTGATGATATTGGACGTTGATGCAACATTAATGTTCAGAAGGGTCACCAGAAGAAGTGCTTGTGGCAAcatggtgatgatgatataCTTGCTGCTAGGCATATTTcatcacatatatatagagaggAATGCTTTACGGCGCTACTGTGAATTTAGGAAGCGTGCCATAATTGAATATGTCTTTTGACTTCAGCCATGACGTGATTGGGTAGTCTGGACATTAAGTGAATCCTCGAAGGAGACCCTCTTCATTTAATTATCCCTTTTTTATTGGGAAATGCCATCTCACATGTGAGTTGAGGTGGACATCCAAttcattaaaattatattagtttttttttttgacatatcaattttttattattttctttaattgaaAAAACCTAACCCTACTGGATTAGAGACTCTTGGTATAATGGTCCTTCTATGAGAGGTTATGGAGGTAGTCGGAGCTGGTGATGCAAGGAGCAGTGTTATGACCCCTCAACTACCATTGATCATAGACTGTAGACATCATCTCAAAGGTGGACTAACCAAAAATTAAAGGTGGAGGGAGTGGAGCGGTGGCGGATCGACggcagaggaagaggaagagagggaATTTGGGGAGGCCAACAGGTAACGTGAAAACTGAAAAGTCTCCAGGgttaagttttttaattttttttaattaatgaaaattataagaaactcatatctttaaatatatatatatatatatatataattttaatgagTTGGATCTTGGGGAGGCCAACAGGTAACGTGAAAACTGAAAAGTCTCCAGGgttaagttttttaattttttttaattaatgaaaattataagaaactcatatctttaaatatatatataatatatataattttaatgagTTGGATGTCCACCTCAACTGCCACGTGAGATGGTATTAAAAATGTGGTATAATTATATGGTAAGCAtatcatttcctttttttatttgtttagccTAGTAATAATATGAATATGTTTTCctatcataaataaaataaaataaaattgaatatatttttcttttgggaattgtatttttcttttggcttttgaAGGAGATTGATTGTTACGGCGGGAAGTGATCACAAGCTAAGAGATCGGTGCATGTGAAAACACGTAGGCGTGCTGATCAATTGTTTGGAGAAATTCTTCCTGTGGATAAGGTGGGACCCCAATACAAGGTTTTAGCTTAGTTGTGGGATGGGCGGGGAAAAACTTGCAATTTCCAGTATAATGCTATATTACGTGGAAGTATTATCCGCCTATTGTAGCGTTATTGACAGGAAATAACAAGTTTTCTGCTTTTTATTGATATGCGGAAATTGAACCATTTTTTGGATCCAACTAATGGTCAGCCACCAATTAGTCAACTTAGTCTTCTCTGCAACTCTCTCTGATTGTTGTTCAAAGGGTATAAGATTCACAAAGGATCATCATCCAGATGATGATTTTTGCAtggtttttggtttatttactACCCAACACTGTAACACATTAACAATGAagatatattaaataaaactgATATTTGATTTATGATTTCATGTCAGTCTTGGAAGAATTGACTCTAACAGACACAGACGAAAGGGTAGTATGCGAACCAATTGACTTATTAATTTTGGGATACAGCAATAGAAATTCTGACTACAGAGGGTAGTATGCGAACCACCGACTAATCATGGCATGACATTCTTCAGGCTTGTACTCTGTTGCTGTGTGACCCGCTCCctgaaaaatcagaaaatttagTCTTAACTTTAGCTCAAGCAAATTGCAGTGTTGGAATAATTCAAGTTCATGGTGGGTCTTGGCTTCTTGCCTTTATAGTTGTATATGTCAACTGGTACTTTTTATCTGAGTACTGCACTCTGTATCTAAAGGGCAAAATAAGAAGGCGGCATAACTATGAGAGTTGTAATCTGATTTTGAGACTAAAATCAACTTAAACAGAAGAAAGATGAAGGacatgaaaaaattaaaaagtgaGAAAAAAGCTGAGATAGATATCAACCCTGCAACCTGTCCGTCGACGAACCATGGCTTCCAACGACTGTCAACAGTCAAGTTCAGAGATTCTATCCAAGCCATAGTAGCCACATATGGAATTACCATGTCATGATCACCGCTGTTAATCGACAAGCGTTGTGTTCAGAAGAAATGATAATTTGAGAATAATTAGATTGTGATGCAGCAAGATTAGCACTTACATACATAGGTTCAAtcatttataataaataggtGTCTTTATCCAAAGAAAACTGGAGAGAATTATAGACATATAGTACCTGTAAATCAGAACTCTATAGCCTTGTTTTATGAGATTCTCATGATAGACAAGACTGGAGGaaacatcaaatatatatgaatCTTTTAAGGTATGATTGCATCTCAACCATTCCTTAATGCTTCCCTGATTTTCATTTAAgacagaaaaattaaattactgTGATATGTCATGAAAACTTGAAGAATATATTTGGAAGGAACTCATTAATTACCTCCTGAATATGAAGAGCATCTTGGACAGTTTTGTCATTTGCCCAAATATAAGAGAAGAGATAATTGTAACTCTGCATTAAAATAAGGCAGATATATGTTGACTCAAAGTTTACATTTAGTACAACAAACACTAATGAGTAACCCACAACCTACAGATAAGTTACTGCTATGTCCTATGCATTGTGTGTGTGCATGCGTGTGTGCGCAGAGAGACTTACCCGACACCATGGCCTAGTAAGTTCAGGAAAGGAAAGGAGGAGATTTACGGAGTCTTTATCGCTAAAATAGTTTATGTTCCACTTTGACCCTGCTGATTTTGGCGATGCTACTGAAGTACATGTAGGTTCCAATATCTGTGCACTCTGTATGTCTTCAATACACTGCCGATCCAATTGTGAAGTCAGTATTTTTATCCTACATTACTTAAAAGTGACAAGTAGATGCAGAAACAAAAGATTCTGCTTTATTTTCACTCACCTCGTTGTAAAGTTCAAGATCCCCCACACATAACGTGTTGTTTAGATCCACATTGATATACTCTCCCTTGCAGTTTTTTCTCATTGACttgcaaaatataaaaatcacaACCAGATTTAAGAAAGACAGTCTTTTAGCAAGAAATGAAGTGAGTATGCAAGTGCGTAGTCACCTGGTATAGTTCATCTGATATAAGTGCTTTTAGGTAAGCAAATAACACTTTgtaattattatcttttttttcatctgTCACTGGATTTCCAAGCACATATCCCTGCAGCCAATATACTTTTAACTTTTAAGGCCCACATTCAGATGATGAGGAATTTATGAACTACAACACAATAGAAATCATTCAAATTATAATGGCAGAAAATGTACTTTGAGATTCATTGGTGGCACATGTTCATCTTGATTACCTACACAAAtataaaatcaattaaaatcaaTACCTCATGAAActgtttttgccttatttGTCCATCTGATATTTATTGAGCATGAAGAGGTTATGAATGAAATGTTCAATATTATTTTCATGAGAGACTGAATCAAAGGTTGCAGGATTTGACCCTTCTCTCAATTCTTGGTAGCTGAAACTGACAAAAGGTAAAACTTAAGAGGGTTACCAACTTACCATCCGATATTTCCTGAACGACCATCGGAACAATTATGCCAGAATAAGAATCTCCAGTAATATAAAGTGGATTATTGTAGAACTTGGGATGATCCATAAGCCACTGCACCCACAACAGTGAAAACAACAACATAACTAGCTAGATATGGAAGAAAAGTGTTTTATATTCAACAAGCCAATCATGTCGATTTTCGAAAGAATTCTTAATCACTAGAATTAAACCTCTCACCTTTCTAAGAAATTCATATGTCTGTGCAGCTGACAAGGTGTCATTGAGATTGTTATATCCTTCCCAATTTTTTGCATATGAGAATCCTGTGCCCACCGGTGCGTCTAAAAATATTATGTTGGCAACCTGAAAGTTTAGGATATTGTTCTTCTCAATGTTATAAGAACCGGAATAGTTGCTAAAGATCACATACGTACAAagacataaacaaaaacaccTACCTTTGTCCATGAATATGgattcaattttagttttggttTGTTGCCAATGGAATGCGCATAGTCAAAGGATAGTGGACCTACAACAAAGTACGTATTAAATAGTCCtagttagtaaaatacaaaatggGAAAAGTACAACTTAAAAGTTCGatcactatataatattagTTAATCTTCAACATtcactattattttttgagcATGACAAATCAAGTTGGTTTacatctttaattatttttcagttgttgataaataataaatataagaacATGTACCATGTCCAGTGAATAACATGAAAagagtaaaatattgtagtaaaaaattataaataaattactagaatgtgttttattttctttcattaattactctAGATTTTCTAATTCGAGGAATTTGTTAGCTCACAATAttatcaacttaaatcactcAAACCCACTATGCAATGCATATACTTCTAATTTTATGTGGCAAAATAATAGATGAATGACTAAATAAACTTATTCTAAAGTTTCATTACAAATTTCCATGTATTTATCACAACTTCCGTGGATTTTATCccatttttatcgatatcaatATTTTTCCTATATTTCCATGTTTTTGAACGAGCGATATTTCCAAAACCCCCCGATATTTAAGACCCTGATCAAAATTAACCCCAGTAAAAAATACACAGAATATACTTAGAAAACCTAAACACTCGTCAACTTCGTGCTTGCTGATAACTTGGGGTGTACGGCTTTTGATGGGTCCTCTCCCCTGTTTTTTGAGGCTCTTGGGCTGGGTTAGTTGCTCTGTAGGTTTTACTTGTGTGCCTTGGCGCCCAGactaacagaaaaaaaaaagaacaaaaagcagAGAAAACAGAGCAcacctttatatatatatatctatatatatatatttatatattttgtgttgAAGGTCTTCCCTATCttttaaaaagattttctGATGGTCTGATACCAAtgtcataaaattttaaaatagaataatatcatctaaaaaatataataaggtACGTACCTAAATTTTCATATACAAGGCCAGAGAAGGCAGAACAACCAGGACCTCCATTGAGCCAAAGCACCAGAGGATCATACTCTGGACTCCCTTCAGACTCAAAGAAGTAATAAAACAGCTGCACATCATCCATGCTGCCCACTCCCACGTACCTTCATATAATTAAcccataaattatataattcatTGCCATATTTTGTATTAATGCAAAGTAATTAACTGAGTAGAAAAATAATAGTTATAAGAACAAAGATACCAACCCAGTTTCAAGCTTGAAGGGGAGGTCACCGCGAAAGCCGGGTAGGGTTTTGACAATATTGGACGTTGATGCAACATTAATGTTCAAAAGGGTCACCAGAAGAAGTGCTTGTGGCAAcatggtgatgatgatataCTTGCTGCTAGGCATATTTcatcacatatatataggGAATGCTTTACGGCTCTACTGTGAATTTAGGAAGCGTGCTATGATTTAAGgaatttgtcttttttcttcagcCATGACGTGACTGGATAGTCTGAACATTAGGTGGCACCTCTTGATCATCAGCAAGCAAGGAGACCTTCTTCATTGAAATTatccattttttgtttgtttagcCTAGTAATAATAGCTTTCGtgtcataaaataaatttgaaaaatgtttttatattttgggaATTGTATTTTTCATCTGGATTTTGTCCCATTCAAATTCTTCAACTAGTGTATGTAAGATTTCTgtaaaaagaaatacaaataaaGTGAGACCAGTATGGGagttaaaatattagaaaatttgGTATAAGTTCAATTCTGATAAGAGAGATTTTAAGTGGAATTCACGCAAAAGTTGTTGATCTAAGTCCTTTGACTTTTGCTTCACATAAGATTACatgcctttttttatttatttattgatgtttattctatttattttctaattattttgttgttccAATTATACCCTTGTGAATTATGGATTTGTAAAAACCATAAGTTATTGATTGAGTGCTGTTATTTCTACTCCCTTGTTCTATTTCCCCAACCAccttatcttcaaaattttaaagacaatTTATCCATTtataaaatgacttctaaggacttaagaaaaaaaaaaaactcaactaACATATCCCATCTATTCTAGGGTTtggtaaaaagaagaagaaaaagttaaaGAAGAAAGCGTACATTTTTCCCCTCTGCAAAACCGgccaacaaatttttttcaagtttcaataattaataacaataaaataaaattgaaccaaacaaattaagaaagtctcatcttctctctcttcactttATCAGTCTAAACAACTCAGGTCTCATAGgaaacctttttcttttttttttctttttttttatcattatcAAAGCTGCACAGTGATATTCAACTTGCACCGATTAATTTGGTAGTGAGTTTTGTTGGTCGCAATCTCTAGATCTATAGTGCCTCTCAATTCTCTGATAaattttttggtctttttcGGCAAGGGTTGTGGTCTCTATGAAGGTTGAAGACAGAAATTTCGGAGAGGCAAAAACAAAGCAATGAAATAGAGGGATAAAAAGTTCTCAATCTGCATGCATGTCAAATATGCTATTCCACCAAAGAATTGTGATGATGTGGAAAGAGAAAGTGAAAAGAGTTCGTGTTGGTTTTGATCAGAGTTGGTCCTAATTTTTTCTGAGTCGTAGGAGATGGGTGTTGTTCATGGTGGTTTTCTCGgttaaaaaagagagatagCTGGCGTAGCCAGGCTGCATTCTGTGTATTCAGAAAACACTGAAATAGGGcagggtattttaggaataatggtgggtggaaaaataagattgtattttttaaaatttatgttgTGGGTGGAAAGATAAGATGAGTGGGAAAATAGGACAGAtaggtggaaatagcagcactctattAACTCTTAGGACATTTATTATCatatttgatttcaatttaattgcaaatctatttattgaattttgaaattttgaaatatttatcaAACGGACCTTAATATTACTACATTTATTtactctttatttatttataaacaagtCTTCTTATATCTAAACTGGTGTAGGCAATGAGGTTGGGCATGAACCACCAATGAATATCAAAGTAAGATTCAATCTGATTTTAAACTTGAGAtacttctttttcattttatttttttgggataaAAAATTGGTATTAGTTGCTTGAACCCACATTACAAGGCCACAGCTTTACAACTTAAaagtaattttatagagaAGCACATGGGAGATATTTCTTCCCAGAACTAATTTTGGCCTGTCTAGAATCACTCTCAAACAAACTCAAATTACCTCTTGTCCAAGTAATTAAATCCATAAGTTACCTCTAGTCTAGGTAATTAAACCCAAAAGCTAACTCTTGTGCACATATTTATACCCATAAATTGCCTCTAGTCTAGGTAATTGAACTCATATAATGCCTTTAGTATGGATCTTTAAACacataattaaagtaaaaagtaCATATCTAAAATGTTACAgaaatagaagaaagaaactcaCACATCCACAATAGGTATACTCGCACTTGAATATATTGAGATAAAACTCCATAAAAATTGCTTTGAAAAACCgaagaaaaaaactattaCCTAGCTAGAAggcaagtatatatatagaaaactCCATAAAACAATTgcttaaaaaaacacaagaaaaaaactatTACCTATAAGGCAGGTACATGGAAtgttttttcatataattCCATTTTTGATAGTGGCAACTACTTACTTGGTGAGAGTGGACTACAATTAAAAAGGGAGATCATCTAGACTGCATTCATTACATCTTTATGAAAATGAAAGTGGCCTTTAAAATATTGACTGATAATTGAAGCACTTGGGTTCTCAGAGATTCTGCACAAcctggaaaaaaagaaaaaacagaagaagttGTGATTTTGGTTGTGCACACTGGCAGAACCACTGCAAAGGCTGCAGTGGGCTGTAGCCCAGGAAgatttttgggaaaaaaaaaattaaacttataTATTTGTCTTGTTTTAAATACATTCAAGTATGTATTACCTATCAGAGTTTTaaaaagtccaattttttatgaatttagttgcatgacaacaataaaaataaacattaagaCCTATCAGAATTTATTGttgtatattttcattttgataatATTTGGTTTCCGGTTgcatttaatatgtatttgttttatattaaagTTAATTGGAAATTGCAAGGGGTTTGTAACTCAAATAGTTAAGACCATTTATCATTGTCCTAGGTTCGATTTTCCCCTTCCCCAATATCAATTGtatcaagagaaaaaaaaaattaggaattagTCAATAAAGCTATGAACTAGCttggtttatatgatttaatgtatacttttatttctaaaataaCTATATaaactataaatacataaaataaaaacatttgatCATAGATGTTTAGCTAATGACTTTATCTAGCCCACCCGTTGAAAAATTCATGGTGATTGTGCAGAGGACTTAATCAGAACGATTTTATTGCTTTGCTAGAGAGACGTATGGTGCTTGATCTCAGCTCAACCAGTATGACGTGGTTGATTTCGAAGACAGAAAATGCAGGCTAAGAAGATAATAAGGGAAAAGAAACAGGAGATCGAAAGTTTCAAGATTCTATAAACCAACATTCCGTGGAAACAGAAAATCCGAGTTTTTTTTAGGAccacaatttatttttttggtggcATCCGCATTGCCTGCATGTCACGAAATTGAACTACTGGCCGTGGCAGCCACAATATTTTTGGATCCAACTACTGGTCAGCCACCCATTGGTCAACCTACTTAGTCTTCCCTGCTCCTCTCTTTGATTGTTGTTCAAAGGGTAAGGCTTCACAAAGGATCATCCAgatggtgtttttttttttgcatggtttttggtttgtttactACATAACACATTAACAAGGGATCATCcagaagaatatatatatatatattaactaCTGGTGTGTTTATAGTAGACAGAGGAATTGACTCAAACAATATGAGGTCTGTGTGTTTATAGCTATctcaaaaataaaactgaTATTTGATTTATGATTTTATGACAACTTTGAAGAATTGACTCAAACAGACACAGGCTTTACCAATCCAACATCAACTATAATGAACTTTTGCTGTGAACCAGTTAACTTATTAAGTTTGGGATACAGAAATTCTGACTACAGCGGTTAGTATGCGAACCACCGACTAATCATAGCATGACATTTTTCAGGTTTGTACTGTGGAGCTGTGTAACCCGCTCCctgaaaattcagaaaatttaGTCTCAGCTTTTGGTCAAGCAAATTGCAGTGTGGAATAATTTAATAGCTCAAGATGGGTCTTGGCTTCTTGCCTTTATAGTTGTGTATGTCAACTGGTTCTTTTTATCTTAGTatctaaagaaaaataaagaggcACAACTATGAGATAGTTGTAATCTGATTTTCTGACTAAACTCAACTTAAACAGAAGAAAGATTAAGGACAtgatgaaaatataaaaagtaagAAAGAAGCTGAGATAGATATCAACCCTGCAACCTGTCCGTCGACGGTCGTCAGAGATTTTATCCAAGCCATAGTAGCCACATATGTCATGATCACCACTGTTAAAAGACAAGCATTGTGTTAAGAAATGATAATTTGAGAATGAATAGATTGTGATGCACCGAGATTAGCACTTACATATATGGACCATGGGAATAGAATTCATGCTCGGGTAggtttattcatttataataagagtaatgctacacttaccacatttttatcttatatttttataccacatgatgtggcatgttCATATCATATGCCACAACAATTAAATGAATGAAGtctattttaataaataaaattagaagaataaaaactaGTATTTTACATGATATATATGGTATGTACACAtctgccacatcatgtggtataaaaTTATGGTATAATAAATAGTGTCTTAATGATCTATAATTATTACAaatcttttcatattttgggATTATCTAGATTCATGATAAAATTATGAGTAATGTTACATTTACTacatttttatcccacatttctataccacatgatgtggcgtgtccatatcatatgccacgttaattaaatcaatgaagtgtattttaataaagaaagtttaatttacagtttttttgtaagtgttaacaaatcataaaagaaaagagaatgttaaataattttaattgtggCTATCCACCTcatctgccacataaggtggtatgAGAATGTGGTATAAGAAATAGGAGGATTTGGTTCAATGTAAGTGATATCTTCCTTATATCTATAAATAGTTTGAGAACGCTTAAAAAGGATGATGGGAAACTTCAATTTGAGCATGACTCAAAAGAAATCACCacaaaggtttttttttttataaaaaattaaaaagcctTAATGGACTACCCAACAGAAAAAAGCAAGGAGAGAGGAGGGGAGAAGGGCAATGAAcacttcttcctcctccccctTTGTGGAGTTTTTCTTGGGACTCATAGAAGGAGAGAGCGATTAAGCTTCTTAAGCGTAAAAAGTACACCCTACTTACCACATAATCAAATGTAAGCGCACCCtatattgattattattatttgattgacTTGTAAATGTATCGACTAGACTTTATGTGTGATTCATGTGAGCAATGAAGTCGtggcttctctctctctctctctctct
Proteins encoded in this window:
- the LOC18768693 gene encoding serine carboxypeptidase-like 13 isoform X1; this translates as MPSSKYIIITMLPQALLLVTLLNINVASTSNIVKTLPGFRGDLPFKLETGYVGVGSMDDVQLFYYFFESEGSPEYDPLVLWLNGGPGCSAFSGLVYENLGPLSFDYAHSIGNKPKLKLNPYSWTKNNILNFQVANIIFLDAPVGTGFSYAKNWEGYNNLNDTLSAAQTYEFLRKWLMDHPKFYNNPLYITGDSYSGIIVPMVVQEISDGNQDEHVPPMNLKGYVLGNPVTDEKKDNNYKVLFAYLKALISDELYQSMRKNCKGEYINVDLNNTLCVGDLELYNECIEDIQSAQILEPTCTSVASPKSAGSKWNINYFSDKDSVNLLLSFPELTRPWCRSYNYLFSYIWANDKTVQDALHIQEGSIKEWLRCNHTLKDSYIFDVSSSLVYHENLIKQGYRVLIYSGDHDMVIPYVATMAWIESLNLTVDSRWKPWFVDGQVAGYRVQYSDKKYQLTYTTIKGAGHTATEYKPEECHAMISRWFAYYPL
- the LOC18768693 gene encoding serine carboxypeptidase-like 13 isoform X2, encoding MPSSKYIIITMLPQALLLVTLLNINVASTSNIVKTLPGFRGDLPFKLETGYVGVGSMDDVQLFYYFFESEGSPEYDPLVLWLNGGPGCSAFSGLVYENLGPLSFDYAHSIGNKPKLKLNPYSWTKVANIIFLDAPVGTGFSYAKNWEGYNNLNDTLSAAQTYEFLRKWLMDHPKFYNNPLYITGDSYSGIIVPMVVQEISDGNQDEHVPPMNLKGYVLGNPVTDEKKDNNYKVLFAYLKALISDELYQSMRKNCKGEYINVDLNNTLCVGDLELYNECIEDIQSAQILEPTCTSVASPKSAGSKWNINYFSDKDSVNLLLSFPELTRPWCRSYNYLFSYIWANDKTVQDALHIQEGSIKEWLRCNHTLKDSYIFDVSSSLVYHENLIKQGYRVLIYSGDHDMVIPYVATMAWIESLNLTVDSRWKPWFVDGQVAGYRVQYSDKKYQLTYTTIKGAGHTATEYKPEECHAMISRWFAYYPL
- the LOC18768693 gene encoding serine carboxypeptidase-like 13 isoform X3 produces the protein MPSSKYIIITMLPQALLLVTLLNINVASTSNIVKTLPGFRGDLPFKLETGYVGVGSMDDVQLFYYFFESEGSPEYDPLVLWLNGGPGCSAFSGLVYENLGPLSFDYAHSIGNKPKLKLNPYSWTKNNILNFQVANIIFLDAPVGTGFSYAKNWEGYNNLNDTLSAAQTYEFLRKWLMDHPKFYNNPLYITGDSYSGIIVPMVVQEISDGNQDEHVPPMNLKGYVLGNPVTDEKKDNNYKVLFAYLKALISDELYQSMRKNCKGEYINVDLNNTLCVGDLELYNECIEDIQSAQILEPTCTSVASPKSAGSKWNINYFSDKDSVNLLLSFPELTRPWCRSYNYLFSYIWANDKTVQDALHIQEGSIKEWLRCNHTLKDSYIFDVSSSLVYHENLIKQGYRVLIYSGDHDMVIPYVATMAWIESLNLTVDSRWKPWFVDGQIQSAVLR